One segment of Papaver somniferum cultivar HN1 unplaced genomic scaffold, ASM357369v1 unplaced-scaffold_137, whole genome shotgun sequence DNA contains the following:
- the LOC113334945 gene encoding uncharacterized protein LOC113334945, whose product MIIIMSKCLAILYSRSLQTSVLLLFSQFWILWLILSKKLSIYKPKLDVAVKQVVDRNEDMIRSALRAISSLSRISGGDCGLKYKSLMSDIMKSIGLSGKYMNSDCFVSKTFLRAVLDENGKQQSTTHEIYVNVLPTCDINL is encoded by the exons ATG ATTATTATAATGTCAAAATGCCTTGCCATCTTATACTCTCGAAGCTTGCAGACAAGTGTCCTGCTGCTGTTCTCGCAG TTTTGGATTCTTTGGTTGATCCTCTCCAAAAAACTATCAATTTACAAGCCGAAGCTAGATGTTGCTGTGAAGCAAGTAGTGGATCGAAACGAGGACATGATCAGGAGTGCTCTTCGAGCAATCTCTTCTTTGAGCCGCATAAG CGGAGGAGACTGCGGTCTTAAGTACAAAAGCCTTATGAGTGACATAATGAAATCAATAGGGTTAAGCGGCAAGTATATGAATAGTGATTGCTTTGTCAGTAAAACATTTCTAAGAGCTGTCTTAGATGAGAATGGTAAGCAACAATCCACCACTCATGAAATCTATGTGAATGTATTACCTACATGCGACATAAACTTGTAA